In Arthrobacter citreus, a genomic segment contains:
- the purU gene encoding formyltetrahydrofolate deformylase, giving the protein MALVATDSSTRTQPQPEARVEPETRKFVLTLSCVERAGIVQAVTTFLFERGFNIDEHQQFDDHLRQTLHLRSAFSGTSAYSPERLQEEFRPIAERFDMKFSFHDQTQQRLLVMVSKFGHCLNDLLFRWRGGSLGGDIALVVSNHETHRAMAEAAGIPFIHLPVTPETKLDAERRLLELVDEHSIDLVVLARYMQVLSNDLCRSLEGRAINIHHSFLPGFKGARPYHQAYDRGVKLVGATAHYVTPELDEGPIIEQEVIRVDHSYGPTALSTVGRDAEALALSRAVRWHCEHRVLLDRTSTVVFR; this is encoded by the coding sequence ATGGCCCTTGTCGCGACAGACTCGTCCACCCGCACGCAGCCGCAGCCGGAGGCACGCGTGGAACCCGAGACCCGGAAATTTGTGCTGACCCTCTCATGCGTTGAGCGCGCAGGCATAGTCCAGGCCGTCACCACCTTTCTTTTCGAGCGTGGCTTTAACATCGACGAACACCAGCAGTTTGACGACCACCTCCGCCAGACACTGCACCTTCGCTCCGCATTCTCGGGAACCTCGGCCTACAGCCCGGAGAGGCTCCAGGAAGAGTTTCGTCCGATCGCCGAGCGCTTCGACATGAAGTTCAGCTTTCATGATCAGACACAGCAGCGCCTGCTCGTCATGGTGTCCAAGTTCGGCCACTGCCTGAACGACCTGCTCTTCCGGTGGCGGGGCGGAAGCCTCGGGGGCGACATCGCCCTTGTCGTTTCCAACCATGAAACCCACCGGGCCATGGCCGAGGCAGCCGGCATCCCCTTCATCCACCTCCCGGTAACCCCTGAGACAAAGCTGGATGCCGAACGGCGCCTGCTGGAACTGGTGGACGAGCACAGCATCGACCTCGTTGTGCTGGCCCGGTACATGCAGGTACTGTCCAACGATCTTTGCCGCTCCCTTGAAGGCCGGGCCATCAATATCCACCACTCCTTCCTCCCGGGATTCAAGGGTGCACGCCCCTACCACCAGGCCTACGACCGCGGCGTCAAGCTGGTGGGCGCAACCGCCCACTACGTAACACCGGAACTGGATGAGGGGCCCATCATCGAACAGGAAGTCATCAGGGTTGACCACAGTTATGGACCGACTGCCCTGTCAACAGTTGGCCGGGACGCCGAAGCACTGGCACTCTCCCGTGCCGTGCGGTGGCACTGCGAGCACCGTGTACTGCTGGATCGAACCAGCACCGTCGTGTTCCGGTAA